The Jaculus jaculus isolate mJacJac1 chromosome 14, mJacJac1.mat.Y.cur, whole genome shotgun sequence nucleotide sequence tggcaggggagaggctggagagatggcttagtggttaaggcatttgcctgcaaagccaaaggatcccagtttgactctccaggacccacataagccagatgcacaaggtggcgcatgcatctggagttcgtttgcagtggctgttggccctggtgcgcccattctctctctctttttctctttctctctctcaaataaataaatatatttattttaaaaacaaatttttgaagccaggctggtggcacacacctttaatcccagcagtcggggggcagaggtaggaggatcaccatgtgtccaagaccaccttgagacaacataatgaatttcaggtcagcctgggctagagcaaaaccctaccttgaaaaaaaaaaaattgaggcaagcccaacagactggctttaaaaatatatatttatttatttatttatttgagagagaggtaggcagagagagagagagagtgggagcggtaggacatccagccactgcagatgaactccagatgcatgtgccaccttgcgcaactggcttatgtgggtcctggggaatcggatcctgtgtcctttggctttgccggcaagcatcttaacaaagccatttctccagccttttttttttaatgcaagagaattaatgagagagagaattgttgctccagggcctccagccactgtaatcaaactccagacatatgcaccacataGTACATATGCatctgtgaccttgtgcacttgtgtcaccttgtgcgcctgacttacacgggtcctggagagtcaaacatgagtccttacacttcacaggcaagtgccttaactgctaagccatctctccagcccttattttaattaaaatttttttttccatgaacatTTTAATACAGGTGGTTGAATGCAGGATGTGAACCCAAGATAGAAGTTGTAGAGCtgtagggatagcttagcagttaatgtgtctgcctgcaaagccaaaggacccaggttcaattccctaggacccatgctagccagatgcacaaggggtgcacgcgtctgtagttcatctgcagtggctagagggcctggtgtacccattctatctctctctctccctctttctttaccaaataaataaaaataaaatattttaaagaaactgcagactgtgtgtgtgtgtgtgtgtgtgtgtgtgtgtgtgtgtgtgtgtgcacgtgcatgcgtgtatttggttttcaaagtagggtctcactctagcccaggctgacgtggaattcactatggagtctcagggtggcctcgaactcacagcaatactcctgcctctgcctcctgagtgctgggattaaaggcatgcaccaccacgtccggcaatatttttaattattttatttatttatttgttgagagagagagagagagagagagagaaaataggcacatcagagcctgtagccactgcaaacaaactccagacacatgcaccatctagtgcatctggctttacgtgggtattggggaatcgaacctgggtccttaggcatcttaactgcagagccatctctctagcccaacactcTATTTTTATTCTCTATGCTTCATCACCACCTTATAGGGTAGCATTAGCCTTCCATTTCatagatagggaaactgaggctccgaAACATGATTTGCCTGAGGGAAGCCCAGCCAGGAAATGGTGGGGCTGGCGTTGAACTCAGGCAGCTCCAGAGCCTGTCCCTAAACGCTCGCTGTGTGGACTGAGCATCGTACCGGGCCTCTATGCCTGAGCTCCTCTTTCCTGCCTCCTCAGGTGACCCAGGCTCCATGACCGTGACCTGGACCACGTGGGTCCCCGCTCCGTCCGAGGTGCAGTTCGGCTTGCAGCTGGCAGGGCCCCTCCCACTCCACGCCCAAGGCTCCGCCCGAGCCTTTGTGGACGGGGGCGTCCTCAGACGCAAGCTCTACATCCACCGAGTTACGCTGAGGAAGCTGATGCCTGGGGTCCAGTACGGTGAGGGCGGGGAAGGGGCGGGGGAAGAATCGAGATTCACTCTAGAAGCCACTGAGGCAAGTGGCTCAGGCGGGACTGGTGGCTTACCAGTCCAACCCGTTCACCAACTGCTTGAGACCCTGGGATGGGGAAAGTGGACAGAGAGACAAAAGCCACCGTCTCCTCTGGGCgttgtagcacatgcctataattctagcactcaggaggaagaggcaagaggagttcaagttcatcctcagcttcatgtcaagtttgaggtcagactaggctacatgagatcctgtatccccccaccaaaacaaataagaagCCCCATCTGCTAACCCTGCCTTCCAATTCCATGCGGAGGCTGATGGAAAGGTGTGGTCCCCCATCTGACTATGATATCTTCTTCCTTCAGTTTATCGCTGTGGCAGCGCCCAGGGCTGGAGCCGGAGATTCCGCTTTAAGGCCTTGAAGAATGGGGTACACTGGAGTCCCCGACTGGCTGTGTTTGGGGATCTGGGGGCTGACAACCCCAAGGCCCTCCCACGGCTGCAGAGGGACACCCAGCAGGGCATGTACGATGCTGTGCTCCATGTGGGTGAGGCATTGGCAAGAGTGTGTCTGGAGGTGGGCGGGCTGGGTGTAGTTCAGCCCAGCACAGGAGGCCAGCTGGGGCTGGTGGTGGTTCTAAAGGGACCAGGCATGAGACTTGCCTAGTTCTGAGGTTCACCAAACTGCACCTATTAAAATCTCAACTCtggtctggtgtggtggtgcacgcctttaatcccagccctcgagaggcagaggtaggaggattgttatgagtttgaggccaccctgagactacatagagtattccaagtattccaggtcagcctgagctagattgagactctacctcaaaaaaaaaaaaaaaagaaagaaagaaagaaagaaagaaagaaagaaagaaagaaagaaagaaagaaagaaagaaagaaagaatctcaACTCTgggcctggcatagtggcacacgcctttaatcccagcactcgggaggcagaggtaggaggattgttatgagttcaaggccaccctgagactgcatggtgaattccaggtcagcctgggttagagtaagaccctacctcgaaaaaacaaaacaaaagccctcAACTCTGGTCCCTATAGCTGGAGCACATATTTCCCTGAATTGTCCTTGCTAGAGGTAAAGGCTAAAGATTCACAGGACTATTATGATAAcatgagctgagcatggtagcacatgcctgcaatcacaGCTCATGGGAGTCTGAAGCAGAAAAATCattgggagttcaaagccagcccgaGGAACTTAGTGAGAACTTTGTTTCAAAAATCttaagggctggggctggggagatggttaatgGTGTTTCCTTGTAAAGCTTGCCTGCCCAGGttacattccccagtacccacataaagccaaatgcacaaagtggcacatgcatctggagtttgcagtggcaaaaggcctggcatgcccattccccacccctatttatctgcaaataaataaataacttaaataatctaagggctagggatgtagctcatcAGAGCACTTGCCAAGACTCCACCAGTTAGGGGCTGGGAGCATGGctctgtggtagagtgcttgcctagcaaattTACCTAGTAAAATCAACACCAAACTGGATCCATTGTAATGTAGCTCCAGAAGGGAACAAGAATCTGTCAGAGATGGAGCTGTGGTGATCAGCTCACAGGAGATGGCACGGTACTGAGGAGGTTCAGACACTAAACACTCCCAGAATACACTAGTGGGTATGAAACAGGGAAAGCCAGGATGGCTCAACCCACACCTGAGTCATGAGGTCTCTCCATCCTGGGGAATGCAGAACCTGGCCTGGTCCTCACTCTCCCTGACACCATTCCCTCTAGGAGACTTTGCCTACAATATGGATCAGGACAACGCCCGTGTTGGGGATAGATTCATGCGGCTCATTGAACCTGTAGCTGCCAGCCTGCCATACATGACATGCCCTGGAAATCACGAACAACGCTAGTAAGGATCAAGGGCTATAGGGGTGGGCAGAGGTCAGAAGCCTGAAAATGGCTGTGGCCTTCTCAGTGTCTCACTTGAGTCCCTGTATAGCAGTATCATTTGTAGTAGTGAGAGAAGAGATCATGGCTGGAAACCAGACTCTAGCTTGAAAATAGAGAGATAGGAAAAGGGAATACTATATCCATGCCCTTACCccacatttttataatttttttccagcAACTTCTCTAACTATAAGGCTCGTTTTAATATGCCTGGGGACAATGAAGGCTTGTGGTACAGGTAATGAGGAGATGGTGGGGGACTGGACTTGCTCCCCTGAATGGTAGGAGACTAGAGAGTCCCGTCTCTGACCTTGCCCTTTGTCCCTTCTAGCTGGGACCTAGGTCCTGCCCACATTGTCTCCTTCTCCACGGAGGTGTACTTCTTTCTCAATTATGGCCGCCACCTGGTGCAGAGCCAGTTCAACTGGCTGGAAAGCGACCTCCAGGTGGGCTAGATGGAGGTCCTGTcgggtcctttggcctccactgCTGTCACTCACTCCAGAACCTTCTCTTCTAGAAAGCCAACAAGAATCGGGCAGCAAGGCCATGGATAATTACAATGGGTCACCGGCCCATGTACTGTTCCAACGCAGACTTGGATGACTGCACCAGGCATGAAAGCAAGGTGAGGGGCCCTACCCTGGAGATAGTGCTAACTTGTgggaggctgggctgggctggagccaTCCTTCACCTCCTGGCTCATCTTACCAGGTCCGAAAAGGCCTCCAAGGCAAGTTATACGGGCTGGAGGACCTTTTCCACAAACATGGTGAGTGACCCTTGGAAGATCCCAGGCCCCATCTTTCCTCATTCCAGAGCCTGACCCCCACTGTCTCTGCTTCAGGTGTGGACCTACAGATATGGGCTCATGAGCACTCCTATGAACGGCTCTGGCCAATTTACAACTATCAGGTGAGGCAGGAGGTGAGCTGAGACCTTGAGAGGCTGATGTCCGTTGTCAGACAGAGCCTTCCTCCAGGGGGCCTGGCCTGCTGGGTTACACCACTGCCCCATTCCCTTCTTCAGGTATTTAATGGCAGCCTGGAGAAGCCATACACCAATCCTCGGGGTCCAGTCCACATCATCACAGGATCTGCGGTGAGTAAGGAAGGTGGGGAGAGTCAGTCTGGGTATGCATGTGTTGTACAGTGACCACGACAGAACTATGAGCTGCAAGGCTCAATGTACGCTTATTGGGTAGATGGGGAAAACTAGGCTCTATCATCAAACACAACTGCTCAAAGTCACAGGTGGAATAAACATTAGTTGTTGGAAGCCAGGTACAGTAATGCTCACCtttgtaactccagcactcaggaggctgaagtaggaggattgcccagaattttttaaaatattttattaaattattttcagggagagagagagagagagagagagagagagagagagggagggagggagggagggagggagagagagagaaggagagagaatgggtacacctctGTGGtcccagatattttaaaaatttattagagaaagaagcagatagaaagaatgggcatgccacagcctccagtggctgcaattgaactccagacgcatatgccaccttgtgcatccggcttatgtggatcctgggccctttgactttataggcaagtgccttaactgctaagccatctctccagccccaatttttttgttgttgttgttttgttttgtttttcagggtaggttttcactctagtccaggctgacctggaatttactatgtagtctcagagtgaacttgaactcacagtaatcctccaagtgctgggattaaaggcatgtgccaccacatccagcttcctaaactttttattaaaaaaatttattgacaacttccataattatagacaataaaccatggtaatttcctcccccccgccgccacattcccctttgcaactcatctatcatatccccttctgctctcaatcagtttctctttcatttttgatgtcaccatcttttcctcctattatgatggtctcatgtaggtagtgtcaggcactgtgaggtcatggatagtcagaccattttgtgtctgaaaaagtggactgtaagaagtcctactcttcattttgcttttacattctatctgccacctcaaaaatttttaatatattttatttgtttacatccaaggagaaagggagggaaagagaatgggtgcaccagggcctctagtcactgcaaaggaattccaaatgcatgtaccactttgtgcatctggctttatgtgggtactggggaatcaaacctgggtcattaggctttgcaggcaagcatcttaaccacagacccatctctccagaccctggactttaaatatttacaaatgaTCCATTATTCCTCCATATGTTCACCACTTGTGGGTTTTACCACCCATGGATGATGCCTGTCAATGACATGTTGCAGTGCTGGGTGCAAAACTGGGATTTTATTTTAGCACCTCGTCTTCTCTGCTCACATTCCTGGGCCTTCTCCTCAGTCACTTTAGGCATgggtgattatttatttatttcctttttttcttatttatttattcaagcaGGGACTGactctgtagtacaggctggccttgaatttggcaGTACTcttgccttagcttcctgagttctTTCTCAAGGCTTGTGGCCAAGTGTTCATCAACTTTTGGGGGATTAGGGACAGCAGTTATTACTACTCCGTGTTCCCACCTGTTCCAGCCCCAGGTCTGATCAGCTGTTCCCACAGGGCTGCGAGGAGCTGCTGACTCCTTTTGTCAGCAAGCCGAGGCCCTGGAGCGCCGTGCGTGTGAAGGAATATGGGTACACAAGGCTGCACCTCCTCAACGGTACCCACATGCACATCCAGCAGGTGTCTGATGACCAGGTCAGTGACAGGCAGGCTGGGGCCCTCAACTGAGCAGCTGAGCCCAGGCAATGAATTTGGAAAATGAGTAGTTAAAACTGTGGACTCTAAGTAAACCACTAAGCCAAGTGTGATagctatcattattattattattattattttgactcaagaggctgagactaGAGGCATGGACCCTAGCTCagcagtaaaatgcttgcctaaaaTCTACCAAGAGGGTCTAGGGTTGTGGCTTAGGACAGAACACTGACTAGCTTTCATGAGGCCCTCGGTTTCATACCCAGtgctacaaaagaaaagaaaaagaaactcaggactagagagatggcttagcaggtaaggcactttcctttcaagcctaaagacccaggttggattacccagaactatgtaagccagattcgcacggtggtacacatgtctggagtttgtagtagctagagacaccagtgtgccctttctcttcttaaattttatttattagagagagagaaagagagagagaaacaggcaggtatatatagagagacatatgctttaccttgtgcatctggtttacatggatcctggggaattgaacctgggtcctttggctttgcagacaagtgccttaaaagctaagctTCAATCCAGCCCCCAATCTCTtcccccacttctttctctctcaaataaataaataaataaataaatattttttgaaaaaataatt carries:
- the Acp7 gene encoding acid phosphatase type 7, yielding MRPFLRCWTCFCPFLLFSLGAQGAPKYPHAAPEQVHLSYPGDPGSMTVTWTTWVPAPSEVQFGLQLAGPLPLHAQGSARAFVDGGVLRRKLYIHRVTLRKLMPGVQYVYRCGSAQGWSRRFRFKALKNGVHWSPRLAVFGDLGADNPKALPRLQRDTQQGMYDAVLHVGDFAYNMDQDNARVGDRFMRLIEPVAASLPYMTCPGNHEQRYNFSNYKARFNMPGDNEGLWYSWDLGPAHIVSFSTEVYFFLNYGRHLVQSQFNWLESDLQKANKNRAARPWIITMGHRPMYCSNADLDDCTRHESKVRKGLQGKLYGLEDLFHKHGVDLQIWAHEHSYERLWPIYNYQVFNGSLEKPYTNPRGPVHIITGSAGCEELLTPFVSKPRPWSAVRVKEYGYTRLHLLNGTHMHIQQVSDDQDGKIVDDFWLVRPLLNRIMYH